One window of the Lasioglossum baleicum chromosome 8, iyLasBale1, whole genome shotgun sequence genome contains the following:
- the LOC143211416 gene encoding putative inactive tRNA-specific adenosine deaminase-like protein 3 has translation MATTSTKRSKEEKTEKARSWLAKPILSSEFTDGPPLEDVYAGLLKQKKDISTAIQKISAILPGFNHLKRCSGNKLLLSPLKSAKLLDSVGSPSEEDPLTQDDLKTMLKDKGFDLALLEDDFQIIKVPSRPARTKSQAARVSKIWPLNFHSDPTVERLIDGSIFTEQHLDLIEEYMSVAVEAARLESVGNEICNGSAVIVDPEDGRILAIAASRIDLHPMWHAAMLAVDLVAKLHGGGAWKLIKDTDQSLNTDQEDNEDYTEREKRIKRKYVEEAPLRFPESLSSLRLPMGEPLKSNVVRPGRRNNGSKINSEGLGKAEADSEKSGPYLCTGYWSFLLKEPCPLCAMALVHSRISRIFYGVPNEATGVLGSKTILHAVPGLNHRYQVWSGVLEQECRQASQEIERRNVD, from the coding sequence ATGGCGACGACATCGACGAAGCGTTCCAAGGAAGAGAAAACAGAAAAGGCTAGAAGCTGGCTAGCAAAACCGATTTTAAGCTCGGAGTTCACGGACGGTCCGCCCCTGGAAGACGTCTACGCGGGTCTACTCAAACAGAAGAAAGACATTTCAACCGCGATACAAAAGATATCGGCGATTCTACCGGGATTCAATCATCTGAAACGCTGCTCGGGCAACAAACTCCTGTTGTCGCCTCTAAAATCCGCTAAACTATTAGATTCTGTAGGATCTCCTTCGGAGGAAGACCCTCTTACTCAAGACGATCTGAAGACGATGCTAAAGGACAAAGGGTTCGATCTAGCTTTATTGGAAGACGATTTTCAGATAATAAAGGTTCCGAGCAGACCTGCCAGGACTAAATCTCAAGCAGCCCGAGTCTCCAAGATCTGGCCCCTCAATTTCCACTCGGATCCCACCGTGGAGAGGCTGATCGATGGATCGATCTTCACGGAGCAGCATCTGGACCTGATCGAGGAGTACATGAGCGTCGCCGTGGAAGCTGCCAGGTTAGAATCTGTGGGGAACGAGATCTGCAACGGCAGCGCAGTGATCGTTGATCCAGAGGACGGGAGGATCCTCGCGATAGCTGCGTCGAGGATCGATCTACACCCTATGTGGCACGCAGCTATGTTAGCCGTAGATCTCGTTGCCAAACTTCACGGTGGCGGGGCTTGGAAGTTGATAAAAGACACCGATCAATCCCTAAACACTGATCAAGAGGACAACGAGGACTATACCGAAAGGGAGAAGAGGATCAAGAGGAAGTACGTCGAAGAAGCTCCGCTACGTTTTCCGGAATCATTGTCTAGCTTACGTCTGCCGATGGGGGAGCCTTTGAAGTCGAACGTAGTTCGTCCTGGAAGAAGGAACAACGGTTCTAAAATCAATTCTGAAGGTTTAGGGAAagccgaagcggattcggagaaGAGTGGGCCTTATCTTTGCACAGGCTACTGGAGTTTCCTGCTGAAGGAGCCTTGTCCCCTTTGCGCCATGGCTCTGGTGCACTCCAGGATCTCCAGGATATTCTACGGAGTTCCGAACGAGGCTACAGGGGTTCTAGGCTCGAAGACGATTCTACACGCCGTGCCTGGTCTGAATCATCGGTACCAAGTTTGGAGCGGCGTGCTGGAGCAGGAATGTCGTCAAGCGTCTCAAGAAATCGAGCGCAGGAACGTCGACTGA